In a single window of the Bacillus mycoides genome:
- a CDS encoding ankyrin repeat domain-containing protein, which yields MYSRRVIVCDGGMVKKTLSFIGAVVVRKQKILLCMLLGLLMTVVACDKQEEPESKPVHVKNEKKKEKHKEQEESKEEKSINLMDKQLLLSATLGDTETAMKLIQDGANINVEGDNGETPVLAATYQNHVETVKALIDAGADIEIQDEKQSNPFLYASREGYTDIVKVLINAGVNTKETTKSGGTALISASERGHVEVVKELLEHTDIDVNYKNERGGTALLEVIVLGNGSESHKKVIQMLIDHGADVNMANKENITPLQYAEKRGFKDIANMLRIAGANEVVQPQPQLAE from the coding sequence ATGTACTCAAGAAGAGTTATTGTATGTGATGGAGGAATGGTTAAGAAAACATTATCTTTCATAGGAGCTGTAGTTGTGAGAAAACAAAAAATTTTATTATGTATGTTATTAGGACTTTTAATGACGGTAGTGGCTTGCGATAAGCAAGAGGAGCCAGAATCAAAACCGGTTCATGTGAAAAACGAAAAGAAAAAAGAAAAGCATAAAGAACAGGAAGAATCTAAAGAAGAAAAAAGTATAAATTTAATGGACAAACAGTTGCTACTTTCTGCGACGCTTGGAGACACAGAAACAGCTATGAAGCTGATCCAAGATGGAGCGAATATCAATGTAGAAGGTGACAACGGAGAAACGCCTGTCCTTGCAGCGACGTATCAAAATCATGTAGAGACAGTTAAAGCATTAATTGATGCGGGTGCTGATATTGAAATTCAAGACGAAAAACAAAGTAATCCATTTCTTTATGCAAGTAGAGAAGGATATACGGATATTGTAAAAGTATTAATTAATGCAGGAGTTAATACGAAGGAAACGACTAAGTCAGGTGGAACAGCACTTATTTCTGCATCTGAGCGTGGCCATGTAGAGGTTGTTAAAGAATTATTAGAGCATACAGATATTGATGTGAATTATAAGAATGAACGTGGTGGAACAGCTTTATTAGAAGTAATTGTATTAGGAAATGGTAGTGAAAGTCATAAGAAAGTAATTCAAATGCTTATTGACCACGGGGCAGATGTAAATATGGCCAATAAGGAAAATATTACGCCGCTGCAATATGCTGAAAAAAGAGGTTTTAAAGATATTGCGAATATGTTGAGGATAGCTGGAGCGAATGAAGTAGTACAGCCGCAACCACAACTGGCGGAATAA
- a CDS encoding nitrous oxide reductase accessory protein NosL, whose translation MRIKYVVLVICLCFVFTIVGCGKKEIEVVAVDEKNDKCDICQIGVMDNQFTTEIILESGKALKFDDIGCMYKWMEINSGEKTKEKFVRDYDSKDWVSLEDATYVYDKTITTPMAYNVISFKNKKDAESFVSNYKGKVLSYKELSEHKWEMNKEMMGKPKTGNHGGHH comes from the coding sequence ATGAGGATAAAATATGTCGTACTTGTTATATGTTTATGTTTCGTATTTACAATAGTAGGGTGTGGAAAAAAGGAAATAGAAGTTGTTGCAGTTGATGAGAAAAACGATAAGTGTGATATTTGTCAAATAGGGGTAATGGATAATCAATTCACAACAGAAATTATTTTGGAGAGTGGAAAAGCATTAAAATTTGATGATATTGGCTGCATGTATAAATGGATGGAGATCAATTCAGGTGAAAAGACGAAAGAAAAATTTGTTCGAGATTATGATTCGAAAGATTGGGTTTCGTTAGAAGATGCTACTTACGTATATGATAAAACAATAACGACACCGATGGCTTATAATGTCATTTCATTTAAAAATAAAAAAGATGCAGAGAGTTTTGTATCTAACTATAAGGGGAAAGTTCTTTCGTATAAAGAGCTATCAGAGCATAAATGGGAAATGAATAAAGAGATGATGGGAAAACCGAAAACAGGGAATCACGGTGGGCATCATTAA
- a CDS encoding CitMHS family transporter, with protein sequence MVALLGFAMVFVFMFLIMTKRMSALVALILIPITFALIGGFYANMGPMMLEGIQKLAPTGIMLMFAILYFGIMIDSGLFDPVISKILKFVKGDPLKIVVGTAILTIIVSLDGDGTTTYMITVSAMYPLYKRLGMNPLILAGVVMLGAGVTNLTPWGGPTARVMSALGLDASELFTPLIPGMIAGAIWVVFVAYYLGKKERKRLGIMDVQYLKQMQTMDEQAATVEAEIHKRPKLLWINFLLTASLLVCLILEIMPLPVLFTVAFAIAVMINYPNLEQQKERIASHAGNVLAVVSLVFAAGIFTGILSGTKMVDAMAQSVVTLIPDALGPQLPIITALLSMPFTFFMSNDAFYFGVLPILTKAAAAYGISAAEMGRASLLGQPVHLLSPLVASTYLLVGMAKVDFGEHQRFTLLWAVGTTMVMLITGIVIGIIPI encoded by the coding sequence ATGGTAGCATTACTTGGATTTGCAATGGTATTCGTCTTTATGTTTTTGATTATGACTAAACGTATGTCAGCCTTAGTAGCATTAATATTAATTCCAATTACTTTCGCATTAATTGGTGGCTTTTATGCCAATATGGGCCCGATGATGTTAGAAGGAATTCAAAAGCTAGCACCTACTGGTATTATGCTTATGTTCGCCATTTTATATTTCGGAATTATGATTGATAGCGGTTTATTCGATCCTGTTATTAGTAAAATTTTAAAATTTGTAAAAGGTGATCCTTTAAAAATTGTTGTTGGTACAGCTATTCTTACTATTATCGTTTCATTAGATGGTGACGGAACAACAACATATATGATTACAGTTTCCGCAATGTATCCACTATATAAACGTCTTGGAATGAATCCACTTATATTAGCTGGGGTTGTTATGTTAGGAGCAGGTGTGACAAATCTTACACCTTGGGGTGGACCAACTGCTCGGGTTATGAGTGCTCTTGGACTTGATGCCTCAGAACTCTTCACACCACTTATACCAGGAATGATTGCTGGTGCAATTTGGGTAGTTTTCGTTGCCTATTATCTTGGAAAAAAAGAAAGAAAACGTTTAGGAATTATGGATGTACAATATTTAAAACAAATGCAAACAATGGATGAGCAAGCTGCGACAGTTGAAGCTGAAATACATAAACGCCCGAAACTGCTATGGATTAACTTTTTATTAACTGCTTCCCTCCTCGTTTGTCTCATACTAGAGATTATGCCGTTACCTGTTTTATTTACAGTCGCTTTTGCTATTGCCGTTATGATTAACTATCCAAACTTAGAGCAACAGAAAGAACGTATTGCTTCTCATGCTGGAAACGTATTAGCGGTTGTTTCTCTCGTCTTTGCTGCTGGAATTTTCACAGGTATTCTATCTGGAACAAAAATGGTAGATGCGATGGCTCAAAGTGTTGTTACTCTTATACCAGATGCACTTGGCCCACAGCTTCCAATTATTACAGCTTTACTAAGTATGCCGTTCACATTTTTCATGTCTAATGATGCTTTTTACTTCGGCGTATTACCTATTTTAACGAAAGCTGCTGCCGCTTACGGAATTAGTGCCGCAGAAATGGGACGTGCTTCGTTACTCGGTCAACCTGTTCACTTACTGAGTCCCCTCGTTGCTTCCACTTATTTATTAGTCGGAATGGCCAAGGTTGATTTTGGTGAACACCAACGATTTACTTTACTTTGGGCTGTTGGAACAACAATGGTTATGTTGATTACTGGAATTGTAATTGGAATTATTCCAATATAA
- a CDS encoding response regulator: MNEGIEVLIVEDDIRIAEIHRRFTEKIEGFKVIGTATTGEQAKEWLEFVKPQLVLLDVYLPDMQGTELVTYIRHNLHDTDIIMITAASETDVVWHALRGGVTDYIVKPLTFDRFKTSLEGYQKKITKLKKNAQLSSEQIEHLWSQRGVQANPIEYAPKGIDPLTLAKIKKHMLAVNEEGITAEMLSSMVGVSRSTARRYLEYLISGKKVHAELIYGSVGRPERRYFRVSS, translated from the coding sequence ATGAATGAGGGGATTGAAGTATTGATTGTAGAAGATGATATTCGGATTGCGGAAATTCATCGTCGTTTTACTGAAAAAATTGAGGGGTTTAAAGTAATTGGAACAGCAACGACTGGGGAACAGGCGAAAGAATGGCTAGAGTTTGTAAAGCCACAACTCGTTTTATTAGATGTATATTTACCTGACATGCAAGGGACAGAACTCGTCACATATATTAGGCATAATTTGCATGATACAGATATTATTATGATTACAGCCGCATCAGAGACGGATGTAGTGTGGCATGCTTTACGAGGCGGGGTAACAGATTATATCGTAAAGCCACTTACATTTGATCGGTTTAAAACAAGTTTAGAAGGTTATCAAAAGAAGATTACGAAGTTAAAGAAAAATGCTCAATTATCTTCAGAACAGATTGAACATCTATGGTCCCAAAGAGGGGTGCAGGCAAATCCAATAGAATATGCGCCAAAAGGAATCGATCCTTTAACGTTAGCAAAAATAAAAAAGCATATGTTAGCTGTTAATGAGGAGGGAATTACTGCAGAGATGCTAAGTTCAATGGTAGGTGTAAGCCGATCAACTGCGAGGCGCTATTTAGAGTATTTGATCTCTGGAAAGAAAGTGCATGCGGAGCTTATATATGGAAGTGTGGGGAGACCAGAAAGAAGGTATTTCCGCGTTTCTTCATAG
- a CDS encoding ATP-binding protein translates to MILKLKKLKLQPRITLTISTLILVVLLLTSYLFYYILSETVEDQIGKRALYVAKTVAAIPEIGEAFQKENPASIIQPIAEKIRIETDADFIVVGNKDGIRYAHPKRDKIGERMVGGDNEGVLLEGESYVSKATGSLGPSLRGKVPIRNQDNEIIGVVSVGFSMDDIHGAIEVYGKRVFWITITGLLIGIIGSVYLAKSIKRMMFGMEPEEISSLYEEHSTVIQSVREGIVVIDKNGMVSLVNQAAYDILSLDKQQNIIGKFILDVIPNSSILDVLQTGEEQFDRQLNIKGQDVIANRLPIKVNNKVTGVVSSLRLKSEMDQLTAELSQTRQYTEALRAQTHEYNNLLYTLSGLIQLESYEDALELIHKETAVYQEFVQFIMKRIQNPWLGGILIGFYNRARELKIDFMLDRESSLEELSPHIESNYVVSILGNLITNAFEAIERNHEHNKKVRMFVTDIGEEILIEVEDSGQGVHDEIITSIFYKGFSTKAGEKRGYGLAKVKELVEDLNGSIAIEKGDLGGALFIIALPKERGEL, encoded by the coding sequence ATGATTTTGAAATTGAAGAAATTGAAACTGCAACCGAGAATTACATTAACTATTAGTACACTTATTCTTGTTGTACTGCTGTTAACGAGTTATTTATTTTACTACATATTATCTGAAACAGTAGAAGACCAAATCGGAAAAAGAGCGCTGTATGTTGCGAAAACAGTTGCTGCTATACCGGAAATCGGGGAAGCTTTTCAAAAAGAAAATCCAGCTTCTATTATTCAGCCAATTGCAGAAAAAATTCGAATCGAAACAGATGCTGATTTTATTGTAGTTGGAAATAAAGATGGTATTCGTTATGCGCATCCTAAGCGAGATAAAATAGGAGAGAGAATGGTTGGCGGAGATAATGAAGGGGTTCTATTAGAAGGGGAATCTTATGTTTCGAAAGCAACGGGATCATTAGGGCCTTCACTACGCGGAAAAGTCCCGATTCGTAATCAGGATAATGAAATTATTGGTGTAGTATCTGTCGGTTTTTCAATGGATGATATTCATGGAGCGATAGAAGTGTATGGAAAGCGTGTGTTTTGGATTACAATAACAGGTCTGTTAATTGGGATAATTGGCTCTGTATATTTAGCTAAAAGTATTAAGCGGATGATGTTTGGAATGGAGCCAGAAGAAATTTCATCTTTATACGAGGAGCATAGTACAGTTATTCAATCTGTACGTGAAGGAATTGTAGTAATCGATAAAAATGGTATGGTTAGTTTAGTAAATCAAGCGGCATACGATATCCTTTCTTTAGATAAACAACAAAATATAATAGGGAAATTTATTTTAGATGTTATTCCTAATTCATCGATACTGGATGTACTTCAAACTGGAGAAGAACAATTTGATCGCCAATTAAATATAAAGGGGCAGGATGTTATTGCCAATCGCCTACCTATTAAAGTTAATAATAAAGTAACTGGTGTAGTATCCAGCTTGCGCTTGAAATCTGAGATGGATCAATTAACAGCGGAATTATCTCAAACACGGCAATATACAGAGGCATTACGGGCGCAAACACACGAATATAACAATTTATTGTATACGCTTTCAGGTCTTATTCAATTAGAGTCTTATGAAGATGCTTTAGAGCTTATTCATAAGGAAACGGCAGTATATCAAGAGTTCGTTCAATTTATTATGAAACGAATTCAAAATCCATGGTTAGGTGGGATTTTAATTGGATTTTATAATAGGGCGCGAGAGTTGAAGATTGATTTTATGTTAGATCGGGAAAGTAGTTTAGAAGAGTTAAGTCCGCATATTGAGAGTAATTACGTTGTTTCTATTTTAGGGAATTTGATTACGAATGCATTTGAAGCAATTGAAAGAAATCACGAGCATAATAAGAAAGTAAGAATGTTTGTAACAGACATTGGCGAAGAAATATTAATTGAAGTGGAAGATTCAGGACAAGGTGTTCATGATGAAATAATTACAAGCATATTCTATAAAGGTTTTTCGACGAAGGCGGGCGAAAAACGTGGATATGGATTAGCGAAAGTGAAAGAGTTAGTGGAAGATTTAAATGGAAGTATTGCGATTGAAAAAGGGGATTTAGGTGGTGCTTTATTTATCATTGCATTACCGAAAGAGAGAGGCGAATTGTAA
- a CDS encoding methyl-accepting chemotaxis protein codes for MALSLHNVISNINISASHVAASSEELTASMKQTSEATEQITQAIEQVSSGAEIQTREVEEGATLLEEVTEGVQRVADSSSLVSTASMYTKKKAEDGGKLVEQTVNQMQLIHESVSKSDKVIVLLDDKSKQIGAILEVIQHIAEQTNLLALNAAIEAARAGEQGRGFAIVADEVRKLAEQSGQSSTEIDKLVKEIQFDIKETVSSMNQVGTEVQSGLVVANETKKSFVEILKSTNDTVVQIDSMVEVAKQMTVDAKQVSASINEIAATIEENAASVQNIAGSSEEQLASVDEINAAAVHLSQMAEELQGMIGKFKV; via the coding sequence ATGGCATTATCATTACATAATGTCATTTCAAATATAAATATTTCAGCAAGTCATGTAGCAGCATCTTCAGAAGAATTAACAGCTAGCATGAAGCAGACAAGTGAAGCAACGGAACAAATTACACAGGCGATAGAGCAAGTATCGAGTGGGGCTGAAATACAAACGAGAGAAGTTGAAGAAGGAGCAACATTATTAGAAGAAGTTACAGAAGGAGTTCAGCGTGTTGCAGATAGTTCTTCATTAGTATCTACAGCCTCTATGTATACGAAGAAAAAAGCTGAAGATGGTGGAAAGTTAGTTGAGCAAACTGTGAATCAAATGCAATTAATTCATGAGTCTGTTTCAAAGTCAGATAAAGTCATTGTTTTATTAGATGATAAGTCGAAACAAATTGGAGCAATCCTTGAAGTGATTCAACATATTGCAGAGCAGACAAACTTATTAGCATTAAATGCTGCAATTGAGGCTGCAAGAGCTGGGGAACAAGGAAGAGGTTTTGCAATTGTAGCCGATGAAGTACGGAAATTAGCAGAACAATCGGGACAATCTTCTACGGAAATTGATAAGCTAGTGAAAGAGATACAATTTGATATAAAAGAAACAGTAAGCTCTATGAATCAAGTTGGGACAGAGGTACAATCAGGGCTTGTAGTTGCAAATGAAACGAAGAAAAGCTTTGTAGAAATATTGAAATCTACAAATGATACAGTAGTACAAATTGATAGTATGGTAGAAGTAGCGAAGCAAATGACGGTAGATGCAAAACAAGTAAGTGCATCTATTAATGAAATTGCAGCAACGATTGAAGAAAACGCAGCAAGCGTCCAAAATATCGCGGGCTCTTCTGAAGAGCAATTAGCTTCAGTAGATGAAATAAATGCAGCAGCAGTTCATCTATCGCAAATGGCGGAAGAATTACAAGGGATGATTGGCAAGTTTAAAGTATAA
- a CDS encoding flotillin family protein — protein MTIPLIIGGVLLAILILLILVFITKYRTVGPDEALIVTGNWLGGGKNVVITDDGKKIKIIRGGGTFVVPIMQRGEPLSLLNYKLEVGTRDTYTKQGVPITVNGVSIIKVGSTIEEVSTAAEQYLGKETEELKIEAKEVLEGHLRAILSSMTVEDAYSNREQFAQKVHEVASTDLKKMGLRIVSFTIKEIMDKNGYLDALGQPQIAMVKRDATVANAEREKEARIEKARAEKEAKEAEYQRDAQIAEAEKHKELKVQSYKRDQEQARADADLSYELQQAKAQQGVTEEQMRVKIIEREKQIELEEKEIARREKQYDAEVKKKADADRYAVEQSAEAEKVKQMKKADADQYKIEAEARARAEEVRVEGLAKAEIEKAQGQAKAEVQKAQGTAEADVIRLKGLAEAEAKQKIAEAFELYGQAAIMDMVLKMLPSYAKEIASPLSNIDKITVVDTGGGGKNSGAGKVAGYATDLMATMQETLKASSGIDLKELLEGFAGKGAVQQLANDKPVVSVVEDKEKEVEKTKE, from the coding sequence ATGACGATTCCATTAATTATCGGTGGAGTTTTACTCGCAATTTTAATTCTACTTATTTTAGTATTCATTACGAAGTATCGAACAGTTGGCCCAGATGAAGCATTAATTGTGACAGGGAACTGGCTTGGTGGTGGAAAGAATGTTGTTATCACTGATGACGGAAAGAAGATTAAGATTATTCGCGGTGGCGGTACTTTCGTAGTTCCAATTATGCAAAGGGGAGAACCTCTTAGCTTACTAAACTACAAATTAGAAGTTGGTACACGTGATACGTATACGAAGCAGGGTGTACCGATTACAGTAAACGGTGTTTCTATTATTAAAGTAGGATCGACAATTGAAGAAGTTTCTACAGCGGCTGAACAATATTTAGGAAAAGAAACAGAAGAGTTGAAAATAGAAGCAAAAGAAGTTTTAGAAGGGCATTTACGTGCTATTTTATCTTCTATGACAGTAGAAGATGCGTATAGTAATAGAGAGCAATTCGCACAAAAGGTACATGAAGTAGCTTCTACTGATCTGAAGAAGATGGGTCTTCGTATCGTTTCCTTTACAATTAAAGAAATAATGGATAAAAACGGCTACCTAGATGCACTTGGTCAGCCGCAAATTGCAATGGTTAAGCGTGATGCAACAGTTGCGAATGCAGAGCGTGAAAAAGAGGCACGAATTGAAAAAGCTCGTGCTGAGAAAGAAGCGAAAGAAGCAGAGTACCAGCGTGATGCACAAATCGCTGAAGCTGAAAAACATAAGGAATTAAAAGTACAATCTTATAAGAGAGACCAGGAACAAGCTCGTGCAGATGCAGATCTTTCTTACGAATTACAACAAGCGAAAGCGCAACAAGGTGTTACAGAAGAGCAAATGCGAGTTAAAATCATTGAGCGTGAAAAGCAAATTGAGTTAGAAGAAAAAGAGATTGCGCGTCGTGAAAAGCAATACGATGCAGAAGTAAAGAAAAAGGCAGATGCAGATCGCTATGCTGTTGAACAATCAGCCGAAGCGGAAAAAGTAAAACAAATGAAAAAAGCAGATGCGGATCAATATAAAATTGAAGCAGAAGCAAGAGCACGTGCAGAAGAAGTACGTGTAGAAGGTTTAGCAAAAGCAGAAATTGAAAAAGCGCAAGGTCAAGCGAAAGCGGAAGTACAAAAAGCGCAAGGTACAGCAGAAGCAGATGTTATCAGATTAAAAGGTTTAGCAGAAGCGGAAGCGAAACAAAAAATTGCAGAGGCATTTGAACTATATGGTCAAGCGGCAATTATGGATATGGTTCTTAAAATGCTTCCAAGTTATGCGAAAGAAATTGCAAGTCCACTTAGCAATATTGATAAAATTACAGTTGTTGATACAGGCGGCGGTGGTAAGAATAGCGGTGCCGGGAAGGTTGCAGGCTATGCGACTGATTTAATGGCAACAATGCAAGAAACACTAAAAGCTTCTTCTGGTATTGATTTAAAAGAGTTATTAGAAGGGTTTGCAGGAAAAGGGGCAGTACAACAATTAGCAAATGATAAACCTGTTGTATCTGTAGTAGAAGATAAGGAAAAAGAAGTAGAAAAAACTAAAGAATAG
- a CDS encoding NfeD family protein, protein MVLFGYPLETIYLYGFIIATILTVIYIFFGDIFESIFSFGGGSVSVVTLLLSFFAMLCGLSYIGEYLFSFNSTIIFAGSFAISFIGVFIMKILILKPIAEAEQNTVQRMDEFIGRKGEVITTIPTEGFGEVLISSPFGSNAIPAKTIGKKDISQGTEVIIEGVQDGVLLVQNIAYSLKKPKL, encoded by the coding sequence ATGGTCTTGTTTGGTTATCCACTTGAAACAATTTATTTATATGGATTTATTATTGCTACTATACTCACTGTTATTTATATTTTCTTTGGAGATATATTTGAATCAATATTTAGTTTTGGGGGCGGATCTGTATCCGTTGTTACTTTACTACTTAGTTTCTTCGCCATGTTATGTGGACTTAGTTATATAGGAGAATATTTATTTTCCTTTAATAGTACTATTATTTTTGCTGGTTCATTTGCTATATCTTTTATCGGTGTTTTCATAATGAAAATATTAATTTTAAAACCGATTGCAGAAGCAGAACAAAATACGGTGCAACGTATGGATGAATTCATTGGTCGCAAGGGAGAAGTCATTACGACAATTCCTACAGAAGGATTTGGAGAAGTGTTAATCTCCTCTCCATTTGGAAGTAATGCAATACCAGCGAAAACAATTGGAAAGAAAGATATTTCACAAGGAACCGAGGTCATTATTGAGGGAGTTCAAGATGGTGTTTTACTTGTACAGAACATCGCTTATTCTTTAAAAAAACCAAAATTATAA